The Niallia circulans nucleotide sequence AACTGTTTTAACCGTGTTCCCTCTTTCCTCATCATAGCCGCCAATGGCTATACCAGCACTTCTGTTTTCGTAAATCGTATTTTTGCGGATTGTAATATTGCTTGTGGATTTATCTTTATGCTCACTGGCAGCTTCAATTCCAATATCATTTTTATAGACAGTATTATTTTCAATAATAATGTCTTTACCACCATCCACATAAATTCCGTCAGCAGAATAATGTTTCCCATATGCAGGATTTCCATAGCTTGATATATCATAGACCGAATTATTGCTAATAATGCCGTTTCTTGCTTGGTCATACGCTTTATCAGGGGCTGTGCCTTCAAAGCCGATAGCATCAATGCCGATATTATCATTTCGTCTTACAATATTTTTTGTTACCTTAAAGTTTGTGACATTTCCGTTCAGAACTAATGCTTCACTCCAGCCAAGCTTCATATCCTCTAGTTTATTTGCTGATATGATAATATCCTCAATTGCTTTAGGCGCATCTGTACCATAAACCGCAATCCCATGAGCATTGCCGTTTTTGTGAGTTGTTTCTATATGATGTAAATGGTTACGCAATATTTGGATGCCTTTCCCGCTGCCGCTGACAGAAATACCGATTGGCACTAAATCTTCAGCTGCTGTCTTATAGTTCTTAATTTCAAATCCATCAACAGTGACGTAGCTTTTGTTATGTATCGAGATCAAGCCTTGATTGTCCCATGACACCTTAACCTTTGCTCCATCAAGCGTTACCTTTTCCTTGTTATATGCTTTGATGATAATAGGGGCTTTTTTTGTACCAGATTTCTTTATGACAATCTGTTCTTTATAAGTACCTTTTCTAACATTAACAGTCGTCCCCGCTTTTGCAGCATTCACTGCCTTTTGAATCGTTTTATATGGCTTTTGCTTTGTACCTGTATTTTTATCGTTCCCGCTTGGCGATACATACAGCATGACTTTCTGATCAGCTTTAGCAGTTATTCCGTGTGTAATAACTCCTGCACAAAGCAGCAGTAATACGATGAAAAAAATTCTCCATTTATTATTCATGACACTCCTCCTTGTAATACATTTCGGTTAATATCATGATTTTTTAATATATTGTACCTAATTAAACTGTACTCCCATAAAAATGGCGCCATAAGCTACTTTAGCTTATAACGCCTGTCTATTAGTTTAATTCACCATTTTCAATTATTACGTTATCATCCACATAAACTGTTGGCTTTGTAACAACCCCGTCTATATGTACACCTGCAGCTATTGTTCCTCCGAATGTATTGTTACTGCCAAACGCTACATGGATTGTGCCATACACCTTTTCATCCTCAAGGACAACTCCTGTAATTCTGGCTTTATCATTTGTCCCAATCCCAAATTCACAAAGCAGTCTGCCATGATCTTCTCCTAAAATGGCTAAGAGTTTGTCACTATGTTCCCCTTCAGCCTGCATAATCCGTCCATTTTCAATTGTCAATAGGACAGGTGAGTTTAGTCGGCCTATTCCTGCAATCGAGCCATCAATTAAAATTTGACCAGCTGCACTTCCTTCTATCGGTGCAATATAAGCTTCTCCTGATGGCAAATTGCCTGATTCACCACTGTTTACATACATCCCAGTACTCGGAATCCCTTCGCGGCCATGTATGGAAAAGGAAAGGGTATAACCGTCTTTTTCTATTTTAATCTTACTCCCAATTGATAATATGTCAGTATACTTTTCTGTTAATGCTTTTACTTTTATATAATCAGCTGCGATAGCGCCTTCTAGAAACATGTCTTCTGTTATACCCGGCATTGTAGCAAGGCGTGTTCCTGCAGCTACGGCATTTTTTCTTGCTTGTGTATGTGTCAAGGAATGCTGGGTTACACACACTACAACATCTGACTCTCTCATAGCAGCTGCAATTGGGGCTGGCGGTTCTTGTCCAGACTTGTCCCTTTCCTTCATCACAACAAGCATAGCTTCTGCATCGAGTAATTTGCCAGCTTCATATAACGATTCAGCTAAATCCTTTTTTACATCATCAGCTACGACAAGGAAGCTTTCTCCCGCTTGTAAACCAAGACAGTTCACTAATACATTTTTGCTGATTTCTACTAATCTTTCGCTCATTGTATTCCTCCTATTAAACAAGTTCTGCAACTAGTTTTGCCATTAGTGCATTAGACAATATGACTGGTAATCCAGTTGCACTTGCGACAAGATCCCGTGCTTGCTCTGTATATCCCATACAGTCGAGCAGGATAACGTCAACATTGTCTTTTAATTCATTGCCCGCATGTACAAAGCTCTCTGTATCACCCTCATATGGTGAAGCAACAGCAAAAGATGGGTTCAATCCGTATGGTGAGTATTTCGGCTTTAAGTTCGTCTTTTGCTCTGGCAACGGAACAATTACGCCAAAACGTCTTTCACCAACTAATGCTTTAACTGTCGGGGGGATAATGTGATCTGGTTCAATTAAATAAGAGCTTTCTGTAGTTAGTCCAGGAAATACTCCAGTGCAAAGCAAAAGAATAGTCTTAATTCCTTTGTTCTCTAAATTGTCAATTTTCTCCTGCAAAATCGGCTTGATTTTCTCTCGCGACATGACAACAGATTCACCAGTTGTCAGTCTTGAGGTCAGTACATAATCATTGTCTTCTGGAAACAAGTTTTGCTCAATATATTCTTTTGTCATGCCATCGAGAACGCCAACTTGCAGGAGTTCTGCTGCTCCATGTAAATATTTCTCAAGAATTGGAGCAACATCGACACGCGGAGCTTGTCCTATTGTTATCATCCCAAGTCGTTCCATCATAACTCTCCATGTAAAGAAAAAGAAGAGGAATGCCCTCTTCTTCCTCCGTTATTGTTGTGACGCCTTTTCACCCATTGTTTGCAGTTTTTTCATGGAACCATAAAGCTCCGTTATTTGGCTGAATTCAGCATCACTATAAAATTGACACGTTCCATTTGTTGCTTCCTTAGCTGTTTCCACAGCGAAGCGAACAGCATCGGCAATATCTGTTTCATGACTTGCACCTGTTCCACAACCAGGAACAACTGACTGTGCTGTGATAGCTACGCCAACAACTGGTGCATCTGTCGCAACAGCTGGCTGCAGGATAGAGTTAATATGATAGAGTCCATTGCCGTATGGAGTTATATCCTGAACAGTTATCGGGAACGTAACGGCAAATTGACCTGTCGTCATTTCCATGATGCGCAGCAAGTCTTCGCTAACACGCAGTATATATCCCTCTTTTACGGTTGGCGATATGGCAATGCCTTTATGGTTAATAACACGGTTTCCTTTAGTCGTATCAATGGATAGAATGGCATCCATCTCAGCAGTTACTTCGTGCTTATTCATTGTTAAAATATCGACAGGTGAATCCATAAAATCAACGGGCTCATGTGGGCGTGTTGGCGCATCAGGGCAAATATGTGTCGTAATGATAACATCCCCTTGAAGATGGTCTCCCTTCACTTGCATGTCTGCCAGCTTTAATGCAGAAGCGATTGCTGCAATTGCACCGTCTGCATCCGATACTAGCCCAATTCGGCTTGGGCGTGCCCCAATGCCGCCAAGTCTTCCGATAATCCCAAAAGTAGGCACAGTGCCTCCGTTTGTTTTTCCATTGGTTCCAGGCACGAGGATTTTTATGAAGTCTGTGCTGCCCTTTTCACCGGTAACAGTCGTAACCGTTACCTCGACATTTGAAAATTTAGAGAATAACTCCTTTACAATTTCTCCAGTTACATATGCACTATCCAATGTTTCAAGTGCGATCAATGTTTGTTTAAGTACCATTTTTATCTTCCCCTTTCAAACTATATTAATAGATATATGGAATAATAGATTTATTAATAATCTCCTCAATCGGCTTCATTAATTTTTCGTTTTTCATCGTTGTACTTAAAATTAATTTTTCCTTTGGGACAGAAATAACCGTTATGTTCTGGCCTTTTTGAATTGCTGCTGAAACAATAGGTTCTGCTGTTTTAGCATCCAATGTCATAATCAAATCAGGGAATGTGCCAAACCGATCGCCGTTTTTTTCAATCGTCATATATTCATTCCAAAAGGTTAGTTCATAGGAATTATTAATTGTGACTGTTCCAACATCAAAGCCGCCAGTCGTTTCCAGTACAAAGTCTGTGACAGTACCTTCAGCAACAACCTTCCCGCCAAGTTTGCTCACGACCGCTGCAATTGCTGCTTCACCTTTGTTACTCAATAATGCTTCCCCTACTGCTATTGCCTGCTGGATGGCTCCTGCAGCACCATTTTGCTTGGCATATGCTACAGTTACTGGATTTCTGGCAACAGCCAAAAGTCCGCCCGCTTCAATCGAGGCTTTTCGAACGACTGTAGATACTTTGTCGAGTGAGCCTGCGAGACTTAATTCCATATAATTGGGACCCTGGCCGCCAACTGCAGCTTGATAGGAAATATAGTCCAGTTGTTCTGATAAATTCATAGAGCCCATTGATCCAGTCGGATGCGCGCGCCCATTACAAGGTATATCAACTACTGGGATTCCTGTAACAGCTGATTGAAACCAGCCGTTCACAGTCGTCCCTGCTCCATTTTCATTTGTTATGATGCCTTTTATGTTTTTTCCAACCTTTTGAGACAGAATTTCTAATGCTTTTGCATAATGGATCGGTTTCACATACTTATCCTTTGCTGCAGGTGCTCCAACAAGGGAAACTGTTACGAGTAAATCTTCATCTTGAAGACTATCAATAGTTATCAGCTCTGGCTGGCCCACCTCGAAAGCAAGCTTTCCGATTTGCAGGCCGTCTTCAATCCAGCCACCACCGCCGCCGCCGAGAATGGCGCCACCGTATACGGCGTATTCGACCGTTTTTTCATCAATGATTATTTTTGACAATGTACTCACCTCATTTTCCTAACTTAAATACGGAACTGAAGAAACTGTAAATCGCATCACCGGCGATAAATCCTGCAGCAAGAATACTCATAGATGCATCTGCTTCTTTTCCTTTTGCTTTTCTCCAAATAACGCGGATAATAATCCCCGCTAATACAGCAAAGCTTGCATATGGAGTTGTGATAAGT carries:
- a CDS encoding right-handed parallel beta-helix repeat-containing protein: MNNKWRIFFIVLLLLCAGVITHGITAKADQKVMLYVSPSGNDKNTGTKQKPYKTIQKAVNAAKAGTTVNVRKGTYKEQIVIKKSGTKKAPIIIKAYNKEKVTLDGAKVKVSWDNQGLISIHNKSYVTVDGFEIKNYKTAAEDLVPIGISVSGSGKGIQILRNHLHHIETTHKNGNAHGIAVYGTDAPKAIEDIIISANKLEDMKLGWSEALVLNGNVTNFKVTKNIVRRNDNIGIDAIGFEGTAPDKAYDQARNGIISNNSVYDISSYGNPAYGKHYSADGIYVDGGKDIIIENNTVYKNDIGIEAASEHKDKSTSNITIRKNTIYENRSAGIAIGGYDEERGNTVKTVISDNVLYKNDTKFQDGGQLLIQYNTKQNKIEKNTMVAGGSKLLISNPFKQGKGNIINNNVYYLSNGEKETRWIWETNELKGFSSYKKKSSQDSKSVFKKPKFKNEKKQDLRLVK
- a CDS encoding aminopeptidase, which gives rise to MSERLVEISKNVLVNCLGLQAGESFLVVADDVKKDLAESLYEAGKLLDAEAMLVVMKERDKSGQEPPAPIAAAMRESDVVVCVTQHSLTHTQARKNAVAAGTRLATMPGITEDMFLEGAIAADYIKVKALTEKYTDILSIGSKIKIEKDGYTLSFSIHGREGIPSTGMYVNSGESGNLPSGEAYIAPIEGSAAGQILIDGSIAGIGRLNSPVLLTIENGRIMQAEGEHSDKLLAILGEDHGRLLCEFGIGTNDKARITGVVLEDEKVYGTIHVAFGSNNTFGGTIAAGVHIDGVVTKPTVYVDDNVIIENGELN
- a CDS encoding AroM family protein, coding for MERLGMITIGQAPRVDVAPILEKYLHGAAELLQVGVLDGMTKEYIEQNLFPEDNDYVLTSRLTTGESVVMSREKIKPILQEKIDNLENKGIKTILLLCTGVFPGLTTESSYLIEPDHIIPPTVKALVGERRFGVIVPLPEQKTNLKPKYSPYGLNPSFAVASPYEGDTESFVHAGNELKDNVDVILLDCMGYTEQARDLVASATGLPVILSNALMAKLVAELV
- a CDS encoding DUF1177 domain-containing protein, which codes for MVLKQTLIALETLDSAYVTGEIVKELFSKFSNVEVTVTTVTGEKGSTDFIKILVPGTNGKTNGGTVPTFGIIGRLGGIGARPSRIGLVSDADGAIAAIASALKLADMQVKGDHLQGDVIITTHICPDAPTRPHEPVDFMDSPVDILTMNKHEVTAEMDAILSIDTTKGNRVINHKGIAISPTVKEGYILRVSEDLLRIMEMTTGQFAVTFPITVQDITPYGNGLYHINSILQPAVATDAPVVGVAITAQSVVPGCGTGASHETDIADAVRFAVETAKEATNGTCQFYSDAEFSQITELYGSMKKLQTMGEKASQQ
- a CDS encoding DUF917 domain-containing protein, with product MSKIIIDEKTVEYAVYGGAILGGGGGGWIEDGLQIGKLAFEVGQPELITIDSLQDEDLLVTVSLVGAPAAKDKYVKPIHYAKALEILSQKVGKNIKGIITNENGAGTTVNGWFQSAVTGIPVVDIPCNGRAHPTGSMGSMNLSEQLDYISYQAAVGGQGPNYMELSLAGSLDKVSTVVRKASIEAGGLLAVARNPVTVAYAKQNGAAGAIQQAIAVGEALLSNKGEAAIAAVVSKLGGKVVAEGTVTDFVLETTGGFDVGTVTINNSYELTFWNEYMTIEKNGDRFGTFPDLIMTLDAKTAEPIVSAAIQKGQNITVISVPKEKLILSTTMKNEKLMKPIEEIINKSIIPYIY